AGCACTATTGTGTAGGCACTGTCTGAGCTCTTATTCTAGTCTACTACAAAGCTTCTATCAACCATAGTTACTGACATAAGCTTAGATCCACTTAGATCATTGATCAAGCATTCTTTGCCTTTGAACACAACTTAGCAGCCCTTTTCTAGTAACTAAGCTATACTTAGCAGGTTTCTGTCAATTTTAGGTACAAACAAGATATTTGAGACAAGTTTGTTACATGTTGGAGTGTTAATCAGCACATCTCATTTGCCTTCTGCCATAACAAAGTGTCCATTTCCAACCTTCACCCTTGTTTTGAAGCTTCTGTTAATAATCTTGAAGATTGCAACATTGGGAGTCATGTGGTTTGTGCAACCATTGTCTATCAGCCACTCTTTTGTGACTTTTCCATTTGCAGCTGAGGAAGACACTGCAAAGACTTGCTCTTCATGGTCACTGCCTTCTTCTGGCACTTGAGCTTCAACTCTTGGCTTTGAGGTTGGTTTTGTCTCAGTTTGCCTTTGTTTCTGAAACTTTCTCAGAATAGCCCATTTTTTTGCAGACTTTGCACTGCACATCAGGCCTAACCCAACAATTTTTAGCTGAATGTCTGAGCCTTCTGTAGTATGGGCAAGGTGGATGTCTTCTTCCTGCTCCATCTCTTCTTGGCTTGTCAGACCAAGGCTTTCTTCCTTTGTAGCCTGAAGAGCTCGAGCCAGGCCTACTTTTGGCTTGGAAAGCACCTTCTTGATACTCCTCTTGCCTACTGGCTCTTATTTGCTCTTGTACATAAAAAGTATTGATCAGCTTAGTTAAAGAAATGCTTGTCAGGTCTCTTGAATCTTCAAGGGATGAGATATTAGCTTCATATCTCTCAGGTAAAGTTGAGATAACCTTCTCTACAACTCTTGCTTCACTCAACTGGTCCCTAAGTTGTCTGATGTTGTTTACTATAGCCATGATTCTGTATGAATACTACTTTACTGTTTCTTCCTCCTTCATCTTCAAGTTTTCAAAATCCTTTCTCAAATTCAGTAGCTGCTACTGTCTTGTTCTTTTTGtgccttgaaactcctccttcAGCTTATCCCAGGCCTGCTTTGGTGACTCACAAGCCATGATTCTTGTGAAAATCACATCAGACACACTGTTTTGAATGCAAGACATAGCCTTATGTCTTTTAGTTCTTTCATCTATGTGCTGCCTGATCTGAGCCACTGTAGGATTGCCTCTCAGATGTGCTGGTTCAACATCCGAGTTAACAACCTCCCACAAGTCAAATGCCTGCAAGTAGGTCTTCACTTTCACTACCCAAATGTGGTAGCCTTCACCATTGAACACTAGTGGTGGTGCTGGTGAGAATCCAAATGAAGACATGGTTCCTTGACTTGAAGAATGACAGGTCCACTAAGAAataggctctgataccaattgttggaacaATGAACAAAGATAAAGGAAGCAAAATAGATTCTTGAGCTCTAAGGCTCGAGACTTGCAGTGCAAAAAATGACAGAATCAAGCACTTAAGagccaaaaataaaactaagaataAGAGAGTAttagatgataaaattttgaatgaattttcattaatttgaaCAATGGCATAGAGCCAATACAAATACCAGACATGAGCTGATCAGTACAAGCAAAATTATCACCTAAACactacctaactccactaataACATTGTAACTTACAAACATGACTTACACACATAGGTAAGCTTATTTATCAGCTTATCAGCACCTAATCATCAAGTACAACTTGGTTTGATTTCAACTAAGTTACAAAACACCAATTTGaaagtaacaaataaaaataaaaataacaacttGATCTTCAGCTGCAACTGCATGGCTCAGGCTGTTTCTGTTGCAACATGGCAGCATGCTGGCCAGCTTCAACACCCACACACTTCCCATTCAATATTATTGACTAAATATTGTTCTACTTCATACTTCTTAGAGGTCCAGGCACGACCAAATGACTCATTAGTATGGAAAAGCATCCTCAAAGGGCATGATATTTGCTTGCAGGGTCTTAACATTCAGATATGGGATGGTCATAATGTTTCGATAATTGACAACAGTTTAGCACTTCAACAACATCCAAATCAACTACTATTGGGGACCGCAGTTAAGGATGTCCTTGACTTTGCACGTGGACAATGGACCTTGAAAGCCATTAATGAACTCTTGGGTGATGTTAAGACAAGGGAGCTATGTACTAAAGAATTTTCCATCAATCTTAGGTACGACAAGTATGTGTAGAAATACAACTTCTCAAGtcactttttagtttttacttagtCGAACCCAATATCACCCTTCCAAAAATACACCCATCAATTGAAAGGTCTTTTGGAAAATCACCATCCCCCCAAGATTCTCATCTTCATATGGAAACTTTGCTTCAATGCCCTACCTTTCTGAGCAAAACTCTACACCTAGCACATTCACGTCCCGCCAGCATGCCCCATATGTGAGGAAGTGATAAAGAGCACAGATCACATTTTCCACTCTTGCTCATTTTCCAAGGCAATATGGTTCACCATCCCATGGACCTTATGATTGGATGTAAGAGATGGAACAAACATACACACATGGATCACCAAATGGATACAAGATTTCCCTCAAAGCGCCTTCaaattacaaattacaaattagCTTTTTACTTTATGACAAGTGTGGAAGCATAGAATGAAATCCTATTTTCTGAAGCATCATCAAACCCTATTGCAATAGCCCAAAGAATAAAGCATTCTCACCGTCGCTACAATGTCACTCTCACTAAAACTTCCCCACCCACATTTTTATAGACAAATCGCTCATCCCAGTTAAACCATTTCACTTACCCAACCAATAATCCCACCTCCCTCACCCAATCCTTCACACTCTTTATGGTTTTCGTTTCATTGGCGTATAACAACAACACAAAGTTGTATAGTGCAACATCAGCATTGGAAGGCTGCATCAACCTCCCCATTTTAATGATCACACACTATAAACTTCTATCCACAACACACAACTAATTCCTCCTAGCTTGCTCGATCCTACGAAAACTACATTCCTTACGAATAAAGCATGTCCGCTTTATTCAATACAACCAACAATGGCAGTTAATATTTGAGGGTTGTGTTAAAGTGCGTTGGAAACTTGCACCTATCCAAGCTAATATCATAATGCTGGGCATAATACTACACCTTTTATTTGAGTGATGATGACACCAACTTATCCATACAGTGCGCAAATTGGCAAGATAGGCAGCTATCAATCAACTTGCTAAAGATTGGGCACCGTAACTAATTTTAGTTGTTATTGTTTTACTTTTGGTCTCaccattaattatttataaatatatttgttacattttttttatttctctgtGTAGACTTACTCATGGCTAGGTCACTGTCCAAGCCTGAAGGCTCACCCAAAAAATGGGTTTGAGTAAAAGTTAATGCCCTTTTTTCTATATGGGTTAGACCTTGGGCAAGATTTTTTAGCTTGAGCTTGACCCgactcaaatatattatgttataaaaaaattataataattatatatatttatattaaagcaataacaaaataacaattaaactcattaccgaaaatctaaataaaaatcaaatatgagcGGATCAGATCGGGCTTGAGTTTACCTTTCTTAAATTgggggcttgggcaaaaaagtAAGCTCATTTTCGAGTCGAACCTGGActtgaaaaattaatctaaatacatTATATGGACTCAACCCAAATCTAACTCGGCTTGACCTATAATCACATTTAACTATTTGtcataatttagtatttttaaaaattttcataataaaattgGTGTCTAAGTTGGGTATGGCAAGTTAAACTAGGATTAGAGAAAGAAATTAGGTCACCAGCCGGTGCAATGCAACCGGAGGGATGAACATTAGGCCTTCGCTATTCTTTATCCCCGCTAGGAAATACGAATCTGAAGTTTAGGTAgtaaacagaaaagaaaaacactGCCTTTTGATCTTTGAGTTACAGCGACGCACTGTCGTACTATGAAACCGTGGAATACCTGATCATTGCTCTCAAACACCCACCATCCCAGCACTCTGTTTCCATTCTCAACGATGCGCGCCTTGGCTGCTCACTTTAACACTGTAAACTACTcaatttctttcatttcctttttttccgATTTCGACATCCAATTCTCATTTTATCCCCCTCCCAACCCCTTTTTTCTCTGTAGTTGTTGTTCAAAAGAGGGCCTTGGAATGTGCAGTCTCGAAATGTCTCATCATTTAATGGAAAAGGTTGCCCTTTTTTTCTCATCTATTTGTTTTTCTAGAAAAGAAGGGTTTCTAATTCATTGCTTACCCAATTAAATGCCTTTATGCCTTTTAGCTGCAGATGAAGCCTCTCTTGAACAGGAAGCTGAGAGGAAAATAGGATGGTTGTTGAAACTCTTCTTTGCTGGCACTGCTACTTTCGTTGCTTATCAGTTCTTTCCTTACATGggtattcctttttttttgaaacaaatctTTTGTTAGAAATTAGTTTACATGTTGTCTCTATTCTGGTATTAGACTTTTGTCGGTAACTTTGGATATGCAATATGGTTTATGCActaatcttattatttgattgaaaAAAGGGAAATTGATTATAGGTTTTCCATTTACAGGTGATAATTTGATGCATCAATCTGTGTCACTTTTGCATGTTAAGGACCCCTTGTTTAAGAGAATGGGAGCTTCTAGATTAGCCCGTTTTGCAATTGACGGTATGTTCTTTGCCCTAATATTAGTTTTATACAAGTTTGGTGTATCTATATTgtattgtttttgaattttgatgtgaGTTCTGCTCTTAAAATTTTCCTGCATAAGTCTAAACAATAAAGCAGATACTGATGAAACGTATACATGCCTCTTATTTTGTAACAGGCCATCTGATCCCATTTCTTTTCTCATATAATATACATGTTTGTTAAACGGCGCTGGTGTCTGAGAAAAACTATTCAGGGTAATATTGAGAGGAAATTCTAACTGTTTGGGAGCATGAAGGTTCCATTCATGATCAGCTAACCTGAGTTATAAACTTCTCATGGCCTTCTGTTTGGATGTTCCTTTGATATTTTCCTGCTCAAGTCTTACCTTCTTCTGTTACATGTAGCTTTTGGTTGCATTGATGGGGTTTGGGTgcaattttatatgttttatatgttcTTGCGGTGGTGCCTCTATATGGCTTTAGCTGATAAACTTGCAACCGTCTGTGAAAGTTTGAAACCTTCCTCCTAAAATTTAAGCAATTTAGGTTTGTGATTTTAAGATTGAAATAAGTAGTTGCAAATGAGTGTTTGCGGTTCCCCTTTTACTTCTACCTTGTACTTATTATGGAAGTGGAGCTTACCTTCAAAACTAGAGTAGTTTTAAAGTGAACTCTATAATTTTTGCCATCAATTTTAAACTAGAGTAGCTAATATTAATGGTGCATGACCCTGTAGAAAGGGTGTTAGTGTTGACTAAAGTTAGTTTATGACATCATTTATACAATTAACCCTCTGCTTCCTTTTGTTATGATAGATCAAAGAAGGATGAAAATAGTTGAGATTGGTGGAGCTCAAGAGCTCTTAAATATGTTGGGATCTGCTAGAGATGAACGGACTCAGAAAGAGGCTCTGAAAGCTCTCAGTGCACTGTCGAAGTCAGGTAAAAGCATATACTAGTTTGGCTCACAAGTTTAGCCTGG
The sequence above is a segment of the Gossypium raimondii isolate GPD5lz chromosome 4, ASM2569854v1, whole genome shotgun sequence genome. Coding sequences within it:
- the LOC105780134 gene encoding uncharacterized protein LOC105780134 isoform X1 — translated: MRALAAHFNTLLFKRGPWNVQSRNVSSFNGKAADEASLEQEAERKIGWLLKLFFAGTATFVAYQFFPYMGDNLMHQSVSLLHVKDPLFKRMGASRLARFAIDDQRRMKIVEIGGAQELLNMLGSARDERTQKEALKALSALSKSDEAVKALHNGGAISVIKSTPDTFEDAEIGAYKSNLLKRFQDLRYDISS
- the LOC105780134 gene encoding uncharacterized protein LOC105780134 isoform X2; the encoded protein is MRALAAHFNTLLFKRGPWNVQSRNVSSFNGKDEASLEQEAERKIGWLLKLFFAGTATFVAYQFFPYMGDNLMHQSVSLLHVKDPLFKRMGASRLARFAIDDQRRMKIVEIGGAQELLNMLGSARDERTQKEALKALSALSKSDEAVKALHNGGAISVIKSTPDTFEDAEIGAYKSNLLKRFQDLRYDISS